The Cannabis sativa cultivar Pink pepper isolate KNU-18-1 unplaced genomic scaffold, ASM2916894v1 Contig3, whole genome shotgun sequence genome window below encodes:
- the LOC115710758 gene encoding boron transporter 1 translates to MEETFVPFRGIKNDLRGRLMCYKQDWTSGIKAGFRILAPTTYIFFASAIPVISFGEQLERNTDGVLTAVQTLASTALCGIIHSIIGGQPLLILGVAEPTVIMYTFLFNFAKERPDLGRELFLAWTGWICVWTAFLLFMLAILGACSIINRFTRVAGELFGLLIAMLFMQQAIKGIVDEFRIPKRENPNSPQFIPSWRFSNGMFALVLSFGLLITALRSRKARSWRYGSGWLRSLVADYGVPLMVLVWTAVSYIPSSNVPKGIPRRLFSPNPWSPGAYDNWTVVKDMLNVPVIYIIGAFVPATMIAVLYYFDHSVASQLAQQNEFNLRKPSSYHYDLLLLGFLTLLCGLIGVPPSNGVIPQSPMHTKSLATLKHQLLRNRLVDSARRSIRKNASLGQLYGNMQEVYQQMQTPLIYQQSSARGLNELKETTISAASSMGNIDAPVDETIFDVEKEIDDLLPVEVKEQRVSNLLQATMVGGCVAAMPVLKMIPTSVLWGYFAFMAIESLPGNQFWERILLLFTAPSRRFKVLEDYHATFVETVPFKTIATFTIFQTVYLLICFGLTWVPIAGLMFPLMIMLLVPVRQYCLPKFFKGIHLQDLDAAEYEEAPALPYNLATGSEIGAGASYAGDGEILDEVMTRSRGEFRRTSSSKLTSSTSTPAHNAPRAFESPSQVAHGYSPRAAREIRGEPSPRAGGRGGGSTSSPRPPNLGKSPLSSNTTTPLN, encoded by the exons ATGGAAGAGACCTTTGTACCATTCCGGGGGATCAAGAATGACCTTAGAGGAAGATTGATGTGCTACAAGCAAGATTGGACTAGTGGCATTAAAGCTGGCTTCAG GATTTTGGCTCCCACCACTTACATATTTTTCGCTTCTGCAATCCCAGTCATTTCATTCGGTGAACAACTGGAGAGGAACACTG ATGGAGTTTTGACGGCAGTTCAAACCTTGGCATCCACAGCGTTATGTGGGATTATACATTCAATCATCGGTGGTCAACCTTTGCTGATTTTAGGAGTGGCAGAGCCTACTGTCATCATGTACACATTCTTGTTCAATTTCGCTAAAGAAAGGCCTGACCTTGGTCGTGAACTCTTTTTAGCCTGGACAGGATG GATATGTGTTTGGACTGCATTTCTGCTGTTCATGCTGGCTATATTGGGAGCTTGTTCAATCATCAATAGGTTCACCCGTGTTGCTGGAGAGTTGTTTGGTCTCCTTATAGCCATGCTCTTTATGCAGCAGGCTATTAAA GGAATTGTGGACGAGTTTCGCATACCAAAGAGAGAAAATCCTAACTCACCACAGTTTATACCTTCATGGAGATTTTCAAATGGAATGTTTGCTTTAGTTCTCTCCTTTGGCCTTTTGATCACTGCATTAAGAAGTCGAAAAGCAAGGTCATGGAGATACGGCTCTG GTTGGCTTAGAAGCCTAGTGGCAGACTATGGTGTGCCACTAATGGTTCTAGTGTGGACAGCAGTGTCATACATACCATCTAGCAATGTCCCAAAAGGGATCCCTAGGCGACTCTTTAGTCCTAATCCATGGTCTCCCGGTGCATATGATAATTGGACTGTGGTTAAG GACATGCTCAATGTCCCAGTTATCTATATCATAGGAGCATTCGTTCCAGCAACAATGATTGCGGTGCTTTACTACTTTGACCATAGCGTAGCATCACAGCTTGCTCAGCAAAATGAGTTCAACTTGAGAAAGCCTTCTTCTTACCATTATGACCTACTTCTCCTAGGATTTCTG ACTTTACTGTGTGGTCTGATTGGAGTGCCACCATCAAATGGAGTCATCCCACAGTCCCCAATGCATACCAAGAGTTTAGCTACTCTCAAACACCAG TTGCTTCGTAACAGACTTGTTGACTCAGCACGTAGAAGTATTAGGAAAAATGCTAGTTTAGGACAACTTTACGGTAATATGCAAGAAGTTTATCAACAAATGCAGACCCCTCTAATTTATCAACAGTCCTCAGCTCGG GGATTGAATGAGTTAAAAGAAACGACAATTAGTGCAGCTTCAAGCATGGGAAACATCGATGCACCAGTAGACGAGACAATTTTTGATGTGGAAAAAGAGATAGATGATCTTTTGCCAGTTGAAGTGAAAGAACAGCGTGTGAGTAACTTGCTCCAGGCTACAATGGTGGGAGGATGTGTTGCAGCCATGCCTGTCCTCAAAATGATTCCCACCTCAGTCCTCTGGGGATACTTTGCTTTCATGGCAATCGAAAGCTTGCCCGGTAACCAGTTTTGGGAAAGGATCTTATTACTCTTCACCGCACCTAGCAGAAGATTCAA GGTGCTCGAGGACTACCACGCAACATTCGTGGAAACGGTGCCGTTTAAGACCATAGCAACATTCACAATTTTCCAAACAGTGTATTTGCTCATATGTTTCGGCCTCACATGGGTCCCAATAGCGGGTCTCATGTTTCCACTAATGATTATGCTTTTGGTTCCGGTAAGACAATACTGCCTCCCTAAATTTTTCAAAGGGATTCATCTCCAAGACCTCGACGCCGCCGAGTACGAAGAGGCACCAGCTCTGCCTTATAATCTCGCCACG GGATCAGAGATTGGAGCGGGGGCTTCATATGCAGGAGATGGTGAAATTTTAGATGAAGTTATGACCCGAAGCAGAGGTGAGTTCAGGCGCACGAGCAGTTCTAAACTCACGAGCTCTACGTCGACACCAGCCCACAATGCCCCGAGAGCTTTCGAGAGCCCGAGTCAGGTGGCGCATGGGTACAGTCCTCGCGCAGCAAGGGAGATAAGAGGAGAGCCAAGTCCACGTGCAGGCGGACGAGGGGGAGGGTCGACTTCGAGTCCAAGGCCACCTAACCTGGGAAAGAGCCCTCTAAGCAGTAATACTACCACGccacttaattaa